Proteins encoded in a region of the Panicum hallii strain FIL2 chromosome 3, PHallii_v3.1, whole genome shotgun sequence genome:
- the LOC112885924 gene encoding derlin-1 gives MSSPAEYYNSLPPISKAYGTLCFFATVLFHLQILNPDFIGLYYPFVFKKFEIWRLFTNFFFLGPFSINFGIRLLMIARYGVQLEKGAFEKRTADFLWMMIFGAISLLVLSAIPLFQLSFLGIPMVSMLLYVWSREYPNSQINMYGLVQLRSFYLPWAMLGLDVIFGSPLLPGFLGIIVGHLYYFLAVLHPLATGKNYLKTPKWVHSIVARFRIGVQANTPIRPAANAGAGAFRGRSYRLNQ, from the exons ATGTCTTCGCCAGCCGA GTACTACAATTCACTTCCGCCAATAAGCAAGGCATATGGGACATTGTGTTTCTTTGCCACCGTCCTGTTTCATCTCCAGATACTGAACCCAGACTTTATTGGCTTATATTACCCCTTTGTGTTCAAGAAGTTTGAG ATATGGAGGTTATTTACAAATTTCTTTTTTCTGGGCCCATTTTCCATCAACTTTGGTATTCGCCTTCTGATGAT AGCAAGGTATGGTGTGCAGTTGGAAAAGGGTGCGTTCGAAAAGCGGACTGCAGATTTCTTGTGGATGATGATATTTGGTGCCATCTCACTTCTG GTACTGTCAGCTATTCCCCTATTTCAGCTTTCATTCTTGGGAATACCTATGGTCAGCATGCTTCTATATGTCTGGAGCCGAGAGTATCCAAATTCTCAGATAAATATGTACGGCCTCGTCCAATTGAGG TCTTTTTATCTTCCATGGGCTATGCTCGGATTGGATGTGATATTTGGCTCACCATTACTGCCTGGCTTTCTGGGTATCATAGTTGGACATCTATACTACTTCCTTGCAGTTTTGCACCCGCTAGCCACAGGAAAGAATTATCTGAAGACTCCGAAATGGGT ACACAGCATCGTTGCTCGATTCAGAATAGGTGTGCAGGCAAACACTCCGATCCGACCAGCAGCCAACGCTGGTGCCGGTGCCTTCAGAGGAAGAAGCTATAGACTCAATCAATAG
- the LOC112885925 gene encoding uncharacterized protein LOC112885925, which produces MDGAKKGRNPHKASADYRSDRKSASGMSGDPKKGGRGGKFTWEGADGYADEDLDLISNSKNNGARAAKGGANAVKKEEDDDDE; this is translated from the coding sequence ATGGACGGCGCCAAGAAGGGCCGGAACCCGCACAAGGCCTCCGCGGACTACCGCAGCGACCGCAAGTCGGCCTCCGGCATGAGCGGCGACCCCAAGaagggcggccgcggcggcaagTTCACCTGGGAGGGCGCCGACGGCTACGCCGACGAGGACCTCGACCTCATCTCCAACTCCAAGAACAacggcgcccgcgccgccaAGGGAGGCGCCAACGCCGTCAagaaggaggaggacgacgacgacgagtaG
- the LOC112887112 gene encoding leucine-rich repeat extensin-like protein 7, protein MRNKDRAMLDTISQAVLRPSGHHIPVPSFQLWLISEKREHLLVALQHSTHGETGMEEINQCITGRADHLSPPATPPPSRSSHKNHSCSLRSLSSKTGKALPRVRLRAAMRRRPPFHSRAAAAAAVLLLLLLSPAPTSQLGLGSAIAAWINGAPPPSPSPPAASSSSAAPSQQEYTALQALKAAVTEDPRGALSSWQGANVCAYRGVYCSAPPDGAAAAGAPTVVAGIDLNRAGLRGALPEAVSLLAHLTFLHLNSNRLGGAVPDSLRDLQYLTELDLSNNLFSGPFPASTLLIPSLVYLDLRFNAFSGELPPEVFAKDLDALFLNDNQFEGQIPETLWSSPATVITLANNRFTGPVPAAYGYGAGGRVREVLFLNNNLTGCVPEALGFLPSIQVLDLSYNALSGHLPGTLSCLSGIEVLNVAHNQLTGELPDLLCDLRRITNLSVSFNFFSGISQRCDRQLGSHGVFDFVGNCVPGRDMQRPQPECEGFPGEGGLSCLRIPGARPTGCGGDAAVSVGVGVGVGVGVGGLPFGLPGAAAGAGGAATVTVP, encoded by the coding sequence ATGAGGAACAAGGACAGAGCAATGCTGGACACCATTAGCCAGGCAGTCCTACGCCCATCAGGCCATCACATCCCAGTTCCCAGCTTCCAGCTGTGGTTGATCAGCGAGAAGAGAGAGCATCTACTAGTCGCCTTGCAGCACAGCACACACGGAGAGACAGGGATGGAGGAGATCAATCAATGCATTACCGGCCGAGCTGATCACCTCTCCCCTCCGGCCACTCCCCCACCGTCCCGTTCCTCTCACAAGAATCACTCCTGCTCCCTCAGATCTCTCTCGAGCAAAACAGGCAAAGCTTTACCCCGGGTAAGGTTACGGGCAGCCATGAGGCGGCGGCCACCTTTCCAttcccgtgccgccgccgccgctgccgtgctcctgctgctgctgctgtcccCCGCCCCGACCTCCCAGCTCGGTCTCGGCTCCGCCATTGCCGCCTGGATCaacggcgcgccgccgccgtctcctagCCCTCCTGCCGCCTCGTCCTCCTCGGCCGCGCCGAGCCAGCAGGAGTACACGGCGCTGCAGGCGCTGAAGGCGGCCGTCACCGAGGACCCCCGCGGCGCGCTGTCGTCGTGGCAGGGCGCCAATGTCTGCGCCTACCGTGGCGTCTACTgctccgcgccgcccgacggcgccgcggccgcgggaGCGCCCACGGTGGTCGCGGGGATCGACCTCAACCGCGCCGGCCTCAGGGGCGCGCTCCCCGAGGCGGTCTCCCTCCTGGCGCACCTCACGTTCCTCCACCTCAACAGCAACCGCCTGGGCGGCGCCGTCCCGGACTCGCTCCGGGACCTGCAGTACCTCACGGAGCTGGACCTCAGCAACAACCTCTTCTCGGGCCCGTTCCCGGCGTCCACGCTGCTCATCCCGTCGCTGGTGTACCTGGACCTCCGCTTCAACGCGTTCTCCGGGGAGCTCCCACCCGAGGTCTTCGCCAAGGACCTCGACGCCTTGTTCCTCAACGACAACCAGTTCGAGGGCCAGATCCCGGAGACGCTGTGGTCGTCGCCCGCCACGGTCATCACGCTCGCCAACAACCGCTTCACGGGCCCCGTCCCGGCCGCCTACGGgtacggcgccggcggccgcgtcCGCGAGGTGCTGTTCCTGAACAACAACCTCACCGGCTGCGTGCCCGAGGCGCTGGGGTTCCTGCCCAGCATCCAGGTACTGGACCTCAGCTACAACGCGCTGTCCGGCCACCTCCCCGGCACGCTGTCGTGCCTGTCCGGGATCGAGGTGCTCAACGTGGCGCACAACCAGCTGACGGGGGAGCTCCCGGACCTGCTGTGCGACCTGCGGCGGATCACGAACCTGTCGGTGTCGTTCAACTTCTTCTCCGGGATCAGCCAGCGGTGCGACCGGCAGCTGGGGAGCCACGGCGTGTTCGACTTCGTGGGCAACTGCGTGCCCGGGCGGGACATGCAGCGGCCGCAGCCCGAGTGCGAGGGGTTCCCGGGGGAGGGCGGGCTCAGCTGCCTCCGCATCCCCGGGGCGCGCCCCACCGGGtgcggcggcgacgcggccgtgtccgtgggcgtgggcgtgggcgtcggcgtcggcgtcgggggCCTGCCGTTCGGGCTgccaggcgccgccgccggggccgggggcgcggccaCCGTCACCGTGCCCTGA
- the LOC112887470 gene encoding protein IQ-DOMAIN 14-like, with amino-acid sequence MGKAARWFRSFLGKKEPAKDQRRQREDQQPPPPPPSAKRWSFGKSSRDSAEAAAAAQAAVPAGAGGNAAIARAAEAAWLRSAAYAETDREREREQSKHAIAVAAATAAAADAAVAAAQAAVAVVRLTSKGRAAPVLAAAAVRIQTAFRGFLAKKALRALKALVKLQALVRGYLVRRQAAATLQSMQALVRAQATVRARRAGVPVLPHLHHPPVRPRYSLQERYADDTRSEHGAAAYSSRRLSASVESSSYGYDRSPKIVEVDPGRPKSRSSSRRASSPLLDAGSGGGEEWCANSACSPLPCYLSTGPPQPPRIAVPTSRQFPDYDWCALEKARPATAQSTPRYLHVHAPATPTKSVAGYSPSLHGCPNYMSSTQASEAKVRSQSAPKQRPELASCGGNGGGARKRVPLSEVVVVESSRASLSGVVGMQRGCGARAQEAFSFKTAVVGRIDRTLEVAGVENDRLAFLQRRW; translated from the exons ATGGGCAAGGCGGCGCGGTGGTTCCGCAGCTTCCTGGGCAAGAAGGAGCCAGCCAAGGACCAGAGGCGGCAGCGGGAGgaccagcagccgccgcccccgccgcccagcGCCAAGCGGTGGAGCTTCGGCAAGTCCTCCCGGGACTCcgcggaggccgccgccgcggcccaggcggccgtcccggccggcgccggcggcaacGCGGCGATCGCGCGCGCGGCCGAGGCCGCGTGGCTCAGGTCCGCGGCCTACGCCGAGACGGACCGGGAGCGGGAGAGGGAGCAGAGCAAGCACGCCATCGCCGTGGCCGcggccaccgcggcggcggcggacgcggcGGTCGCCGCGGCCCAGGCGGCCGTCGCCGTCGTGCGGCTCACCAGCaagggccgcgccgcgcccgtcctcgccgccgccgccgtcaggATCCAGACGGCGTTCCGGGGATTCCTG GCGAAGAAGGCGTTGCGCGCGCTCAAAGCGCTGGTGAAGCTGCAGGCGCTGGTGCGCGGCTACCTCGTGCGCAGGCAGGCGGCCGCCACGCTCCAGAGCATGCAGGCCCTCGTCCGCGCGCAGGCCACcgtgcgcgcgcgccgcgccggcgtCCCCGTCCTTCCGCACCTCCACCACCCGCCCGTCCGGCCGCGCTACTCGCTG CAAGAGCGGTACGCGGACGACACGCGGAGCGAGCACGGCGCGGCAGCATACAGCAGCCGGAGGCTGTCGGCGAGCGTCGAGTCCTCGTCGTACGGGTACGACAGGAGCCCCAAGATCGTGGAGGTGGACCCGGGCCGGCCCAAGTCGCGGTCGTCCTCGCGCCGGGCGAGCTCCCCGCTGCTCGatgccggcagcggcggcggcgaggagtggTGCGCCAACTCCGCGTGCTCGCCGCTGCCGTGCTACCTGTCCACcgggccgccgcagccgccgcgcaTCGCCGTGCCGACCTCGCGCCAGTTCCCGGACTACGACTGGTGCGCGCTGGAGAAGGCCCGGCCGGCGACGGCCCAGAGCACGCCGCGGTACCTGCACGTGCACGCGCCGGCCACGCCGACCAAGTCCGTGGCGGGCTACTCCCCGTCGCTCCACGGCTGCCCGAACTACATGTCGAGCACGCAGGCGTCGGAGGCCAAGGTGCGGTCGCAGAGCGCGCCGAAGCAGCGGCCGGAGCTCGCCTCctgcggcggcaatggcggcggcgcgcggaagCGGGTGCCGCTGAgcgaggtggtggtggtggagtcGTCCCGCGCGAGCCTGAGCGGCGTCGTGGGAATGCAGCGCGGGTGCGGCGCCCGGGCGCAGGAGGCGTTCAGCTTCAAGACGGCCGTCGTCGGCCGCATCGACCGCACGCTGGAGGTGGCCGGCGTCGAGAACGACCGGCTGGCGTTCCTGCAGAGGAGGTGGTGA